A window of the Pseudomonas gozinkensis genome harbors these coding sequences:
- a CDS encoding DNA-3-methyladenine glycosylase I, which translates to MRDYKWLHEYCLNRFGSAAELEAHLPVPKTPAQLRKISDDRYLSTMALRVFRAGLKHSLVDAKWPAFEEVFFKFDPEKVVLMSAEHLERLMQDARIIRHLGKLKSVPRNAQFILDVEKEKGSFGALLADWPVTDIVGLWTYLKKHGHQLGGLSAPRFLRMVGKDTFVPSYDVVAALNAQKIVDKAPTSLRDLATVQNAFNQWHEESGGRPMSQISMMLAYTVNH; encoded by the coding sequence ATGCGCGACTACAAGTGGCTGCACGAATACTGTCTGAACCGCTTCGGTTCGGCGGCTGAACTGGAAGCCCATCTGCCCGTTCCCAAGACCCCGGCGCAATTGCGCAAGATCAGCGACGACCGATATCTCTCGACCATGGCCCTGCGGGTGTTCCGTGCCGGGCTCAAGCACAGCCTGGTGGACGCCAAGTGGCCGGCCTTCGAAGAAGTGTTCTTCAAGTTCGACCCGGAAAAAGTCGTGCTGATGAGCGCCGAACACCTTGAGCGGCTGATGCAGGACGCGCGGATCATCCGTCACTTGGGCAAACTCAAAAGCGTGCCGCGCAATGCGCAGTTCATTCTGGACGTCGAGAAAGAGAAGGGCAGTTTCGGCGCGTTGCTGGCCGACTGGCCGGTGACCGATATCGTCGGCCTGTGGACCTACCTGAAAAAGCACGGCCACCAATTGGGCGGCCTGTCGGCGCCACGTTTCTTGCGGATGGTCGGCAAGGATACGTTTGTGCCGAGCTACGACGTGGTCGCGGCGCTGAATGCACAGAAGATCGTCGACAAGGCACCGACCAGCCTGCGGGATCTGGCGACGGTGCAGAACGCGTTCAATCAGTGGCATGAAGAAAGCGGCGGACGGCCGATGAGCCAGATCTCGATGATGCTGGCCTACACCGTCAACCATTGA
- the ttcA gene encoding tRNA 2-thiocytidine(32) synthetase TtcA — MGTLTVNQNKLQKRLRRLAGEAVTDFNMIEDGDKVMVCLSGGKDSYTMLDVLMHLQKVAPIKFEIVAVNMDQKQPGFPEHVLPAYLKELGIEYHIVEKDTYSVVKELIPEGKTTCSLCSRLRRGTLYTFADEIGATKMALGHHRDDIVETFFLNMFFNGSLKAMPPKLRADDGRNVVIRPLAYCNEKDIQAYSDFKQFPIIPCNLCGSQENLQRQVVKEMLVDWERKTPGRTESIFRSLQNVIPSQLADRNLFDFTSLKIDETAASRFVNVVNL, encoded by the coding sequence ATGGGCACTCTTACGGTCAACCAGAACAAACTGCAAAAGCGCCTGCGCCGCCTGGCCGGCGAAGCCGTCACCGACTTCAACATGATCGAAGACGGCGACAAGGTCATGGTCTGCCTGTCCGGGGGCAAGGACAGCTACACCATGCTCGACGTGCTGATGCACCTGCAGAAGGTTGCACCGATCAAGTTCGAGATCGTCGCCGTGAACATGGACCAGAAGCAGCCGGGTTTCCCCGAGCACGTGCTGCCGGCCTACCTGAAAGAGCTGGGCATCGAGTACCACATCGTCGAGAAGGACACCTACTCGGTGGTCAAGGAACTGATCCCGGAAGGCAAGACCACCTGCTCGCTGTGCTCGCGCCTGCGTCGCGGCACGCTGTACACCTTCGCCGACGAAATCGGCGCGACCAAAATGGCCCTCGGTCATCACCGCGACGACATCGTCGAGACGTTCTTCCTCAACATGTTCTTCAACGGCAGCCTCAAGGCCATGCCGCCGAAGCTGCGCGCCGACGACGGCCGCAACGTGGTGATCCGTCCGCTGGCCTACTGCAACGAGAAAGACATCCAGGCCTACTCGGACTTCAAGCAATTCCCGATCATCCCGTGCAACCTCTGCGGTTCCCAGGAAAACCTGCAGCGTCAGGTGGTCAAGGAAATGCTGGTGGACTGGGAGCGCAAGACCCCGGGCCGTACCGAAAGCATTTTCCGCAGCCTGCAGAACGTGATCCCGTCGCAGCTGGCTGACCGTAACCTGTTCGACTTCACCAGCCTGAAGATCGACGAGACGGCGGCTTCGCGATTCGTCAACGTCGTAAACCTGTAA
- a CDS encoding Yip1 family protein, which produces MIHHVVGLFTHPDQEWKEIRGDQEESISHMYLTHTLILAAIPAVSAFIGTTQVGWVIGNRAPVMLTVESALWMTIMSYLAMLGGVAVMGAFVHWMARTYDANPSLARCVAFATYTATPLFVGGLAALYPHMWLGMIVGTAAICYTVYLLYVGLPTFMNIPSDEGFLFSSSVLAVGLVVLVAIMAFTVIVWGLGVGPVYTN; this is translated from the coding sequence ATGATCCATCACGTAGTGGGACTTTTTACCCACCCCGATCAGGAATGGAAAGAAATCCGTGGCGACCAGGAAGAAAGCATCAGCCACATGTACCTGACGCACACACTGATTCTGGCGGCGATCCCCGCTGTTTCGGCGTTTATCGGCACGACTCAGGTCGGCTGGGTGATCGGCAACCGCGCACCGGTGATGCTCACCGTCGAAAGCGCGTTGTGGATGACGATCATGTCTTATCTGGCAATGCTCGGCGGGGTCGCGGTCATGGGTGCCTTCGTGCACTGGATGGCCCGCACCTATGACGCCAACCCGAGCCTGGCCCGTTGCGTGGCGTTTGCCACCTACACCGCGACACCGTTGTTCGTCGGCGGGCTGGCGGCGCTCTATCCGCACATGTGGCTGGGGATGATCGTCGGCACGGCGGCCATCTGCTACACGGTGTACCTGCTGTATGTGGGGCTGCCGACCTTCATGAACATTCCGTCCGACGAGGGCTTCCTGTTTTCCAGCTCGGTGCTGGCGGTGGGTCTGGTGGTGCTGGTCGCCATCATGGCGTTTACCGTGATTGTCTGGGGACTGGGCGTGGGTCCCGTCTACACCAATTAG
- a CDS encoding SprT family zinc-dependent metalloprotease yields MPEQLNTRVEDCFQLAESFFKRPFKRPVVSLKLRGQKAGVAHLHENLLRFNPQLYRENTEHFLKQTVAHEVAHLIAHQLFGDRIQPHGEEWQLIMRGVYELPPDRCHTYEVKRRSVTRYIYKCPCADSDFPFSAQRHSLVRQGRRYLCRRCRNTLVFSGEMRVE; encoded by the coding sequence ATGCCCGAGCAACTCAATACCCGCGTCGAAGACTGTTTCCAACTCGCTGAATCCTTTTTCAAACGTCCTTTCAAACGCCCCGTGGTGAGCCTCAAGCTGCGCGGGCAAAAAGCCGGGGTCGCGCATCTGCACGAGAACCTGCTGCGCTTCAATCCGCAGCTGTACCGGGAAAACACCGAACACTTCCTCAAGCAGACCGTGGCCCACGAAGTCGCGCACCTGATCGCCCATCAACTGTTCGGCGACCGCATCCAGCCTCACGGCGAGGAGTGGCAACTGATCATGCGTGGCGTCTACGAATTGCCGCCGGACCGTTGCCACACCTATGAAGTCAAACGGCGTAGCGTGACCCGATATATCTACAAATGTCCGTGTGCGGATAGCGATTTTCCGTTTTCGGCGCAGCGCCATAGCCTGGTCCGGCAAGGGCGGCGGTATCTGTGCCGGCGCTGTCGCAACACCCTGGTATTCAGTGGCGAGATGCGGGTCGAGTAA
- a CDS encoding CaiB/BaiF CoA transferase family protein, giving the protein MSAPLASLKILDFSTLLPGPFASLLLADMGAEVLRIESPTRLDLVRVLPPHDHGVSASHAYLNRNKRSLALDLKQPEALELVKQLLMDYDIVLEQFRPGVMERLGLGYEALKAINPKLIYVSITGYGQTGPYKDRAGHDINYLALAGLSSYTGRVDSGPLPLGMQVADVAGGSLHGVIGLLAAVISRQQTGQGTHLDVSMTDCAFSLNAMAGAGYLACGEEPGWEEQMLNGGSFYDYYRSRDGRWMSVGSLEPAFMQQLCAALGRPELAAQGLSPKPEQQRALKDALKVEFEKHDFTELCELFAGIDACVEPVLNLGEAVQHPQLQARELVTQVPRGDGSVQAQIACPLKFSEALPAPRHVGAALGQHTDQVLTELGLSPERIAELRAAKVVA; this is encoded by the coding sequence ATGTCTGCACCGCTGGCCTCACTGAAGATTCTGGATTTCTCGACCCTGCTGCCGGGGCCGTTCGCCTCGCTGTTGCTGGCGGATATGGGCGCCGAGGTGCTGCGCATCGAGTCGCCGACCCGACTCGACCTGGTGCGAGTGTTGCCGCCCCACGATCACGGCGTCTCGGCCAGTCACGCTTATCTCAACCGCAACAAGCGCAGCCTGGCGCTGGATCTCAAGCAACCCGAGGCGCTGGAGCTGGTGAAGCAATTGCTGATGGATTACGACATCGTGCTGGAGCAGTTTCGCCCCGGTGTCATGGAGCGGCTGGGGCTGGGTTACGAGGCACTGAAGGCGATCAATCCGAAGCTGATTTATGTCTCGATCACCGGTTACGGCCAGACCGGCCCGTACAAGGATCGCGCCGGCCACGACATCAACTATCTGGCGCTGGCCGGGCTCTCCAGTTACACCGGGCGTGTCGACAGCGGGCCGTTGCCGCTGGGCATGCAGGTCGCGGATGTCGCTGGCGGCTCGCTGCATGGGGTGATCGGCTTGCTGGCAGCGGTGATTTCCCGCCAGCAAACCGGGCAGGGCACCCATCTGGACGTGAGCATGACCGACTGTGCATTCAGTCTGAATGCCATGGCCGGCGCCGGGTATCTGGCCTGCGGCGAGGAACCGGGCTGGGAGGAGCAGATGCTCAATGGCGGCAGCTTCTACGATTACTACCGCTCCCGGGACGGGCGCTGGATGTCGGTGGGCAGTCTGGAGCCGGCCTTCATGCAGCAACTGTGTGCGGCGCTGGGCCGGCCGGAACTGGCGGCGCAGGGCTTGTCACCCAAGCCTGAGCAACAACGGGCGCTCAAGGACGCCTTGAAGGTCGAATTCGAGAAGCATGACTTTACTGAACTGTGCGAATTGTTCGCCGGGATCGATGCCTGTGTCGAACCGGTGTTGAACCTGGGCGAGGCGGTGCAGCATCCGCAATTGCAGGCGCGGGAACTGGTGACCCAGGTGCCGCGTGGGGATGGCTCGGTGCAGGCGCAGATCGCCTGCCCGCTGAAGTTTTCCGAAGCATTACCGGCGCCGCGGCATGTTGGTGCGGCGTTGGGGCAGCATACGGATCAGGTGTTGACGGAGTTGGGGTTGAGTCCTGAGCGAATTGCCGAACTGCGTGCCGCGAAAGTCGTCGCGTAG
- a CDS encoding dicarboxylate/amino acid:cation symporter translates to MTTRQPLYKSLYFQVIVAICIGIALGHYYPQFGVAVKPLGDGFIKLIKMIIAPIIFCTVVSGIAGMQNMKSVGKTGGYALLYFEIVSTIALLVGLIVVNIVQPGNGMHIDVSTLDASKVATYVAQGADQSVVGFLLNVIPTTIVGAFATGDILQVLMFSVIFGFALHRLGAYGKPILDFIDRFAHVMFNIINMIMKLAPIGAFGAMAFTIGAYGVGSLVQLGQLMICFYITCLAFILIVLGGIARMHGFSVLKMIRYIREELLIVLGTSSSESVLPRMLIKMERLGAKKSVVGLVIPTGYSFNLDGTAIYLTMAAVFIAQATDTHMDITHQITLLVVLLLSSKGAAGVTGSGFIVLAATLSAVGHLPVAGLALILGIDRFMSEARALTNLVGNAVATIVVAKWVKELDTDVLDAELASGGRGIADTRPEDDLGVAEGPTPSNVK, encoded by the coding sequence ATGACGACTCGTCAGCCACTGTACAAATCCCTGTATTTCCAGGTGATCGTCGCAATCTGTATCGGTATTGCGCTCGGCCACTACTACCCGCAGTTCGGCGTGGCCGTAAAGCCGCTGGGTGACGGGTTCATCAAACTGATCAAAATGATCATCGCCCCGATCATCTTCTGCACCGTGGTCAGCGGCATCGCCGGCATGCAGAACATGAAATCGGTCGGCAAGACCGGCGGTTACGCACTGCTGTACTTCGAAATCGTTTCGACCATCGCCCTGCTGGTCGGCCTGATCGTGGTCAACATCGTGCAACCGGGCAACGGCATGCACATCGACGTCAGCACCCTCGACGCCTCGAAAGTCGCAACCTATGTGGCTCAAGGCGCAGACCAGAGCGTTGTCGGCTTCCTGCTCAACGTGATCCCGACCACCATCGTCGGCGCGTTCGCCACCGGTGACATCCTGCAAGTGCTGATGTTCTCGGTGATCTTCGGTTTCGCCCTGCACCGCCTGGGTGCCTACGGCAAGCCGATCCTGGACTTCATCGATCGCTTTGCCCACGTGATGTTCAACATCATCAACATGATCATGAAGCTCGCGCCAATCGGTGCCTTCGGTGCGATGGCGTTCACCATCGGTGCCTACGGCGTCGGCTCGCTGGTGCAGCTGGGTCAACTGATGATCTGCTTCTACATCACCTGCCTGGCGTTCATCCTGATCGTGCTCGGCGGTATCGCCCGCATGCACGGTTTCAGCGTGCTGAAGATGATCCGCTACATCCGTGAAGAACTGCTGATCGTGCTGGGTACTTCCTCTTCGGAATCGGTACTGCCACGCATGCTGATCAAGATGGAGCGTCTGGGTGCGAAGAAATCGGTAGTGGGTCTGGTGATCCCGACCGGTTACTCGTTCAACCTCGACGGTACCGCGATCTACCTGACCATGGCTGCGGTGTTCATCGCTCAGGCGACCGACACCCACATGGACATCACTCACCAGATTACCCTGCTGGTGGTGTTGCTGCTGTCCTCCAAAGGCGCAGCCGGTGTGACCGGTTCGGGCTTCATCGTGCTGGCGGCCACCCTGTCGGCGGTCGGTCACCTGCCGGTTGCCGGTCTGGCGCTGATCCTGGGTATCGACCGCTTCATGTCCGAAGCCCGTGCCCTGACCAACCTGGTCGGCAACGCCGTTGCCACCATCGTTGTGGCCAAGTGGGTCAAGGAGCTGGACACCGACGTACTGGACGCCGAGCTGGCCTCGGGCGGTCGCGGTATCGCCGATACCCGTCCTGAAGATGACCTGGGCGTGGCCGAAGGCCCAACCCCAAGCAATGTGAAGTAA
- a CDS encoding AraC family transcriptional regulator: protein MRERTIASHFARAALGGARRSGYDYSDLLQQLGISPELLDEPRARIAPEQFTQLIQNLWLALDDEYLGFGNAPSKPGSFAMMCHAIIHCRSLEKALQRGLLFYSLFPEAPRLTLTHEDEWVRLSLDDAQLWDPDHFLSESLLVIWHRLGSWLIGQRIRLEQASFSYPKPAHGAEYDLLFSCPLEFSATQSSLVFHSRYLHMPLLQDERTLKHFLERSPADLLSRPDDGNSLSSRLRRLLSHDSTRWPDLEAVAAHLHISPQTLRRHLREEGTSFQELKDQLRRDIAIYHLGRADLSLQQIAEQLGFSEPSAFHRAFKKWTGLTPGAYRAQEQ, encoded by the coding sequence ATGCGCGAACGCACCATCGCCAGTCACTTTGCCCGCGCCGCCCTCGGTGGCGCGCGGCGCTCGGGTTACGACTATTCGGACCTGCTGCAGCAACTGGGCATCAGCCCCGAACTGCTCGACGAGCCGCGCGCGCGGATCGCCCCGGAGCAATTCACCCAACTGATCCAGAACCTGTGGCTGGCCCTGGACGACGAATACCTGGGCTTCGGCAACGCGCCGAGCAAACCCGGCAGCTTCGCCATGATGTGCCACGCCATCATTCATTGCCGCAGCCTGGAGAAGGCTCTGCAACGCGGCTTATTGTTTTATAGCCTATTCCCGGAAGCCCCGCGCCTGACCCTGACCCATGAAGACGAATGGGTGCGCCTGAGCCTCGACGATGCGCAATTGTGGGACCCGGATCACTTTCTCAGCGAGAGCCTGCTGGTGATCTGGCACCGCCTCGGCAGTTGGCTGATCGGCCAGCGGATTCGTCTGGAACAGGCAAGTTTCAGCTACCCGAAACCGGCGCACGGGGCGGAATACGATCTGCTGTTTTCCTGCCCGCTGGAGTTTTCGGCAACGCAAAGCAGCCTGGTGTTTCACAGCCGCTATCTGCACATGCCGCTGTTGCAGGACGAACGCACCCTCAAGCATTTTCTCGAGCGCTCCCCCGCCGACCTGCTGTCCCGCCCGGATGACGGCAACAGCCTCAGCAGCCGGCTGCGCCGTTTGCTCAGCCATGACAGCACACGCTGGCCGGACCTCGAAGCCGTGGCCGCGCACCTGCACATCAGCCCGCAAACCCTGCGCCGGCATTTGCGCGAGGAAGGCACCAGTTTTCAGGAATTGAAGGATCAGTTGCGGCGGGACATTGCGATTTATCACTTGGGGCGGGCGGATCTGTCATTGCAACAGATCGCCGAGCAGCTCGGCTTTTCCGAGCCGTCGGCGTTTCATCGGGCGTTCAAGAAGTGGACGGGGCTGACGCCGGGGGCTTATCGGGCGCAGGAGCAGTAA
- a CDS encoding ATP-binding protein has protein sequence MIRSLRVRLMLAATTLAVLFMLALLPAMQGAFSLALQDSIEQRLASDVTTLISAARVENNRLMMPAQLPDERFNLTDNRLLGYIYDREGHLVWRSKGTQEEKINYTPRYDGLGNEFARIREANGQEFFVYDVEVKLLGGKSAAFSIVALQPVREYEITLEGLRENLYLGFGAALLVLLALLWIGLTWGLKALRRLSQELDEIEGGTLESLSEQHPRELLRLTGSLNRLLHSERQQRSRYRDSLDDLAHSLKTPLAVLQGVSEDMAQRPEDRDQAWVLHTQIERMSQQIGYQLQRASLRKSGLVRHQVRLRPVLQSLCDTLDKVYRDKHVRVAFDLPEHCYVPIEQGALLEMMGNLLENAYRLCLGEVRISVRESHSGIELCIEDDGPGVPPDQRARILERGERLDRQHPGQGIGLAVVKDIIESYSAKLTLGDSPMGGAAFRIHFPAV, from the coding sequence TTGATCCGTTCCCTTCGCGTTCGGCTGATGCTCGCCGCCACCACCCTGGCGGTGTTGTTCATGCTCGCGTTGCTCCCGGCGATGCAGGGCGCGTTCAGCCTCGCGCTGCAGGACTCGATCGAGCAGCGCCTGGCGTCCGACGTCACCACGCTGATCTCCGCCGCGCGGGTTGAAAACAACCGCTTGATGATGCCGGCACAGTTGCCCGACGAGCGCTTCAACCTCACGGACAACCGCTTGCTCGGCTACATCTATGACCGCGAAGGGCATCTGGTCTGGCGTTCGAAGGGTACCCAGGAAGAGAAGATCAACTACACGCCGCGCTACGACGGCCTCGGCAACGAGTTCGCGCGGATCCGCGAGGCCAACGGTCAGGAATTCTTCGTCTACGACGTCGAAGTCAAACTGCTCGGTGGCAAGAGCGCGGCCTTCAGTATCGTGGCCCTGCAACCGGTGCGCGAGTACGAAATCACCCTCGAAGGCCTGCGGGAAAATCTCTACCTCGGTTTTGGTGCGGCGCTCCTGGTGCTGCTCGCGCTGCTGTGGATCGGCCTGACCTGGGGCCTGAAAGCCTTGCGCCGGCTCAGTCAGGAACTCGACGAAATCGAAGGCGGCACCCTCGAAAGCCTTAGCGAACAGCACCCACGTGAACTGCTGCGCCTGACCGGTTCCCTCAACCGCCTGCTGCACAGCGAACGCCAGCAGCGCAGCCGTTACCGCGACTCCCTCGACGATCTGGCCCACAGCCTGAAAACGCCATTGGCGGTGCTGCAAGGCGTCAGCGAAGACATGGCCCAGCGCCCCGAAGACCGCGATCAGGCGTGGGTGCTGCACACCCAGATCGAACGCATGAGCCAGCAGATCGGCTACCAGTTGCAACGCGCCAGCCTGCGCAAAAGCGGTCTGGTGCGCCATCAGGTGCGCCTGCGCCCGGTGCTGCAAAGCCTTTGCGACACCTTGGACAAGGTCTACCGCGACAAACACGTGCGCGTCGCCTTCGATCTGCCGGAGCACTGCTACGTGCCGATCGAGCAGGGCGCCTTGCTGGAGATGATGGGCAACCTGCTGGAAAACGCCTATCGCCTGTGCCTGGGCGAAGTGCGCATCAGCGTGCGTGAAAGCCATTCCGGAATCGAACTCTGCATCGAAGACGACGGCCCCGGCGTACCGCCGGATCAGCGCGCACGGATTCTCGAGCGCGGCGAACGCCTGGACCGCCAGCATCCGGGGCAGGGGATTGGTCTTGCGGTGGTCAAGGACATCATCGAGAGCTACAGCGCCAAGCTGACCCTGGGGGATTCGCCGATGGGCGGGGCGGCGTTCAGGATTCATTTCCCGGCGGTTTAG
- a CDS encoding response regulator transcription factor gives MKLLVVEDEALLRHHLQTRLTESGHVVESVANAEEALYQTGQFNFDLAVIDLGLPGMGGLDLIRQLRSGGKTFPILILTARGNWQDKVEGLAAGADDYVVKPFQFEELEARLNALLRRSSGFTQSTIVAGPLLLDLNRKQATLDEQPLALTAYEYRILEYLMRHHQQVVPKDRLMEQLYPDDDERDPNVIEVLVGRLRRKLEGPAGFKPIDTVRGLGYLFNERCT, from the coding sequence ATGAAACTGTTGGTCGTCGAAGATGAAGCGCTGTTGCGCCATCACCTGCAAACCCGCCTGACGGAGAGCGGTCACGTGGTCGAGTCCGTGGCCAACGCCGAAGAGGCGTTGTACCAGACCGGCCAATTCAACTTTGACCTGGCGGTGATCGACCTTGGCCTGCCGGGCATGGGCGGGCTCGACCTGATCCGCCAGTTGCGCTCGGGCGGCAAGACCTTTCCGATCCTGATCCTCACCGCGCGTGGCAACTGGCAGGACAAGGTCGAAGGCCTGGCCGCCGGCGCCGACGATTACGTGGTCAAGCCGTTCCAGTTCGAAGAGCTCGAGGCGCGGCTCAATGCGCTGCTGCGCCGCTCCAGCGGCTTCACCCAGTCGACCATCGTCGCCGGCCCACTGTTGCTGGATCTGAATCGCAAGCAGGCGACCCTCGACGAACAACCCCTGGCGTTGACCGCCTATGAGTACCGGATCCTCGAATACCTCATGCGTCATCACCAGCAAGTGGTGCCCAAGGATCGGCTGATGGAGCAGTTGTACCCGGATGACGACGAGCGCGATCCGAACGTGATCGAAGTGCTGGTCGGCCGACTGCGCCGCAAGCTCGAAGGCCCGGCCGGGTTCAAGCCGATCGACACCGTGCGCGGCCTCGGCTACCTGTTCAATGAGCGCTGCACTTGA